In Spodoptera frugiperda isolate SF20-4 chromosome 3, AGI-APGP_CSIRO_Sfru_2.0, whole genome shotgun sequence, the genomic window GCTGCACTATCGATATTAAAACCACCATACTTTTGTACAGGGCACAATATTACCTACTAAATATagctttttttgaagggagaaaatcatccaatgacatctcccgctttgggcgacacaaggagtgtcactcttactgacaaaagcCATATTGTTCCTACTTTATGAggcggagctccggtaaacctaggtagtccgcagctgagGATTAGGTATTAGCCCTACTAAGCCCCATTTGACAACATACACCTAAGATAAAtagtaaacattacaataaaactgccacaaatactattatttagtttattgttcACTTAGTGTGTGTAGGGGCGTGGTGTGCTTGTGCGGCCGCCTTCCTCATCTGTGTCAGTACGTTGCTCAGCTCTTCACGCTTCCTCTTGGCACGGATGTGTGTGCCCAGACGACGCTTCAAGAACTTCAGGGCGCGCTTGTCTTTTGACACCTGggaaaaattattttattataataaataatatattaaaatattcaaactgactaatacatatacacattcatacatacataacctcatgcctatGACTATGAAACTATGGAAGATATTTAGAAAATACCTTAGTTTAATTGATTTGCATTATAACATCAGGTGTATCAGGTAAAAAAAGGTGGGTTTGATCTAGACTGATCACACACTTCAGTCAGTGGGTTTTTAGGGAGcaattaacctcttgtatataagacaacaatagaaaatacatggTATCGTGTGGATCTGCATTGCAGTACacaaaatgttttgttagataataaaatactttggcCTTAAAAACTGAGCCTTCGCCAATTTAAATCTTACTGTTTTGAGGACAATCATTgcattactaatattattccaactgtaaatattaattagatgAGAACCTAACTAGCTTCTATAGAAATGCAGTATAGACAGCTTGAGCTGTCACAATTATTGGAACagttactgccgcactcagagacatttaagttacttaaaactattccttagtaaggattttgtatagaaaacaatcgttaaagactggattaagtaaccattaaatcacTCTCTAGTACGGCGGTTAGTGCGCCTAATTCATCAGTCAACAACAATTGATAAGACATTGTAATATTCTCATACAAAGAACCATTGAGAAATTACTACTCCAAAGACTGTTTAGCTATATAGTAGTCTTCTTAGGCCTTAATAGACAATTTTAAATGAACTATAATCGATATTACttgaataacaataataatctgAAACTGAAATTTACCTTCAACAATTCCATAGCCCTCTTCTCATACTGAGCGTGTCCAACGACCTCACGGACCAAATCGCGCACGAATTTTGAGTGCTTGGTTTGGAGCTGAAATAATATTGTCACAAGGTTAGAATTAACGGATAATTAGTTTTGAAGAGATGTTATCGATAGCACCGTGATGCTAATTTCTGACTAGAGTAACAAAGCggagtttgttttaagttcaGTTTCTTGGAGATAATCTATAAGATTCATTGATAGACGTGATATAACGTATTACAATGTTCGAAAGTTACTAAAGAacagtaataatttatattcgaCACGAATCCACAATGCTAACAAGATTCAAAACATAACCTCTTAACttgtttaacataataatatcactgAATACTTACACCCTTTAGCCTAGCAGGCCTGATTTTGATGGCTTTGTCAGTAATACCCTTCTTGCCAGCGGAGATTTTAAGTGTTTTGTGCCCCTTTCGGAGACCGACCGCTAACTCAAATCGAGGAGCCATGCTgaaataaaaacacacaaactGTAAGAACAAAATTAACACACCAACACTTTCTTCAGattataaaagattttaattcACTATAACAATAAGCGAAATACTCtagattaaatagattttattggaatttattttaataaaaatttacgtACATTTCGGATTGACAGATCCGACCAGAAAGAATttgataactttttatttttatgactagTGTAGTGTAGTGGAGCAGACAGTGAATTGTCAGAAATAATTACCATAGAGATTTAGTCGatttactattttctttttgatGACCCACGCAATATTGCGCTATTATTTAAGTCaaaaatttgtaaatatattttagtaacttGCTTGTACTGTATGTACGTTATTACACAGTTATCAAgtaacttaaatttaaataaatgtaattaaacacacgtacaaataattacaaattaaaattttagggAAAGAAGAAATAACGCATTTAtcctgttttaattaaaacatggaTTCTGAGAGTTATCATTGGAttcacaacatttatttattcattagtcGATATttcttatttgaaatattttttaaatctactgGCAATGTTTTTGACATTACTGTCAAAGTGTCAAGTTGACGTTGACATGTTGTGATTTTGTCGAAGACGTCGTGGTACGAGATCAGTGAACACATTAAACACCACgagaatttatattaattaagtaaattacaCCTTATCGTCAGATAAACCTAATATAAAATcgtttctagtgttgatatttatttgttacgaCATTTTTCTTTCTCAAGTTGAGAAGTCGcataatctttatatttataacctAACCTATTCcttgtaaaaaatatcaaatcaaaataattaataaaaatggagGTTGGAGCAGTGAAACAAGCTTTTAATAATGaggtaattatatttatttaccaattcAGAATGGTTCTTGTGAAAAAGTAACAGATTACACCATAGAAATGTAATTTTTAGATCaactatttttcttattttgttcgCTTACTAATGCCTTATTTTACCAACCAACGTTACTTTTCCGTGTTAAATTCCTTAATACACTAAACCTCTGCCAATTTCGCTACCTATACGTCTAAATAACCTCATTTTACAGATAAGActgacaataatattatattctcaAATTCCAggtgatattattaaaaaagaacctAAACCAGGCTAAAATACAGATAATTCATAAGCTGACAAGAAAGGCTAAACAGCTGACAGAGAAGAAGGCTCCGGAACAACTGAAAGAAAAGTTAAAAAGAAAAGCGGAGTCTGCTGTCAAAGAAGTACTGCTTATAAAGGTAAAATGATTTTAACAACACAGCAgtaatagcttctgccagtggcttcacccatgttcccatgggataaaacaTATCCTATTTCTTATTCTAGATAAAACCTGCCTCTATTCCTAATTTTATCCTGATTACTTCAGGCGTTGTGATGAGTAACAAACTCACATTCTTTcccattcataacattagtgaGATGTAGTATATGCATCATaaacctaaataattattaaaattgttaccCATTTCCCATAAAATTCTATCTAAATtcctaattttatattattttcaaaattaacccCAATTTTATACATTACAGAAAATCAAACCGAAGGACTTAGCGAAATTCATGGTGACACACAAAGGAGAATTAAACACTTTCTTGAACAAACCTCTGGTTGATGAAGAGAAAGCGTGTGCTAGACTACTACTCCACAAAGCCTTGCAGGACAAGTACAAATTCATTAGAAGCAGGTTTTCAAATGTACCCATCCAAGATCTATTCATATCCAGGCTAGAAAGAAGAAAGATGAAGAAGGAAGCTAAAGAGAAGCAGAAAAATAAGAAGAAAGGAAAGAATAATAATGTTGTGAACTCAGAAGGAGATTGGGATGTTGAGGATGTTAAGGATGGAAGCAAAGTGAATGGTGATGAGGATGATGATTCGGATGATGAAAGAAATGACATGTCTGATGGTgaaaatgatgataatgatgtatCTGGTGATGAAAGTGGTCAATCAGTTGGAGGTGACATGTCGGGTGATGATTCTGAAGATGGTGGTGGTGAAAATATTGATtcagatgatgatgaagatgataaCAATGATTCGGATGGTAATGAGGATGATGGTAATGATTCCGAATCCGAAAATGAGCAAGAAGTCATCAAGGAAGTTAGTAAACCTGTCAAACCTAGTCCTAAAATAGTCAAACAAGCAGTAGCCAATGCTAAATCTACAGCAAAGAAAATAGAAGTAGTAGATACAAAGATAACACAACCAGTAGAAATCAAAGCTAAAATTCCCATAAAGAAAGATGTCGTAAAGAAAGATCCATTAAAGAAACagaaagaattaaataaaacgaagaGTTTCAATGAGAAATTGCTTCAAAAGAAGTTGAAAAAGGACATGGATGCTCCTGTAGCTGAGAATAAAATAGTAGATCCTTTCTTTATAACGGCGACAGGAGAGAATTATATGTCGGTAGCAGAACCTAGAGCCCCAGATGAAATTAAAGAAGAACATATGAGAGGCAACAGGAAAATGAGAAGAGCGGCCATGTTTGGACATGTTCCAACTAACAGACCaagacaaaataattacaataatgataGATTTAATAACCAAAATGGAAATGATAACGGTAGaggatataaaagaaaattcgaTGATAAACCTCAGTTTAATGATAGAAGGAATTTCAAAGATGGGA contains:
- the LOC118273991 gene encoding 60S ribosomal protein L36, with product MAPRFELAVGLRKGHKTLKISAGKKGITDKAIKIRPARLKGLQTKHSKFVRDLVREVVGHAQYEKRAMELLKVSKDKRALKFLKRRLGTHIRAKRKREELSNVLTQMRKAAAQAHHAPTHTK
- the LOC118274252 gene encoding protein PFC0760c-like, coding for MEVGAVKQAFNNEVILLKKNLNQAKIQIIHKLTRKAKQLTEKKAPEQLKEKLKRKAESAVKEVLLIKKIKPKDLAKFMVTHKGELNTFLNKPLVDEEKACARLLLHKALQDKYKFIRSRFSNVPIQDLFISRLERRKMKKEAKEKQKNKKKGKNNNVVNSEGDWDVEDVKDGSKVNGDEDDDSDDERNDMSDGENDDNDVSGDESGQSVGGDMSGDDSEDGGGENIDSDDDEDDNNDSDGNEDDGNDSESENEQEVIKEVSKPVKPSPKIVKQAVANAKSTAKKIEVVDTKITQPVEIKAKIPIKKDVVKKDPLKKQKELNKTKSFNEKLLQKKLKKDMDAPVAENKIVDPFFITATGENYMSVAEPRAPDEIKEEHMRGNRKMRRAAMFGHVPTNRPRQNNYNNDRFNNQNGNDNGRGYKRKFDDKPQFNDRRNFKDGKNFNDRRNFNDGKNFNDRKNFNDRKNFDNRKFNNDFNSKPGFNKDEKQEKLHPSWEAKKKKSGILPFEGKKIVFDES